The segment CAGAGTTTTAGAGGTACTCTCAATAGTCCCGACATAAGCCAAAACCCAGACTAACCAAAATCTGAGCTTGGTCCAGCATCAAGGTCTCACCCAGCCCTctacctttctttcattttagtgaTTACAGATAACAATAACGAAGAGATTAtatagtttgggggcacctgcgtggctcagtcacttaagcatcaaacttcggctcaggtcatgatcttgcagttggtgagttcaagccttacattgggccctctgctgtcagtgccaaGCTCACTTTGgttcctctgtttccctctctctctgcccctactccacttgtgagtgctctctctctctctctctctctctctctctctcaaaaataaatagagaaagagagattatatagtttgcttttttattagtttccatttccttaaaCATCCAGTGAATCAATTTCCCAGGAGTTAGATCCATCTCTAAACTCCATTGGTAAATTTTACCTTTAGTAATTGATGATAGCACAATTGCTGTTTGATACTATGGGTGACTATGTGAACATTGCCACCCAGGAATCAAAggttcctcctcttctcctccaccctttcattctctcttttcccaaaaCACATGTTTTCATAAGCTAGGGCCAGGCCAGTAAATCctacttctttatttattttattttatttattattattattattattttagcaaatccttttttaagtgtttatttatgtatttttgagagagggagagagagagagagcacaagcagggaaggggcaaagagagaaagggagacacagaatctgaagtagcctccaggcttggagctgtcagcacagggctcaaacccatgaaccgtgagatcatgacctgagccgaagtctgatgcttaactgactgagccatcgaggCACCCCAGCATATCCTACTTCTGACACCACTTCTGGTGATACCTAACAACTCTCAAATTCTCCAAAACCAACTGGCTATACagcaattcaattcaattctgacactacctagaggcagcatcagatcccacaaaTTAAAGAACTCAGTCCCACAGAATTGCCCAGCTTCTGGGGTTCCAGGACACTCTCCTCAGGTTTGATATTTTGCTGGAACAGCTTACAGAACTCAGAAAACACCTTatttacatttaccagtttattataaagcgTATAGTCAGAAATAGCCAAATGGAAGAAATCCACAGGATaaggcgggcgggggggggggggggggagggggggggatgtCATGAAGCTGCCGTGTGCTCTCCAGGTGTGCCACCCTACTAGCAACTCCTTAAATTCACCAACAGGAAACTATCAAAGAGATAAAGAGCTCAATCTccactcctcccttccctgtAGGTTGAGGGTGGAGCTGAAATTTCTCACCCTCTAATCACTTTGTCTTTAAGTCACCAGCCCCATCTTCAGGCTCATTAGCATAAATTTAGGTGTGATTGAAAAGGGGTAGTATAAATAACAAAAGCACTCAATCACCCAGGAAATTcaaagggttttaggagctcagTGCCCTGAACAGGAATTcgagacaaagaccaaatatactTATTATACTACAATTACTCTGAGAAGATGCCCTGATGAACTCAGGAAAAGAGTCACTTgaaattctcaaagaaaagaaCTGACAGGACTTTGGTAGCTCTGTGGATCTTGGAGAAGCACTCGAGGAGGTAAACAGCTCAGGTTTTAACTGCTGTCCTGCCACTTAACTTCCCCAtgcttcattttccccatctgcaaaatggaagtaataatagTATTATACTTACTTCTTAGGGTTGTTCCAATTGAAGATAGTAACTATAAAGTGTCTGGATCCGTGCCGGAACATGCAtagagctcagtaaatgttacttTCACCATCATAGATGCAAGGGACACCCAAGTTCTAGTTCATGTTCCTGGTCCTCCTCGCTGTATGATCTGTACTCCTTTTTAGTCACTTCACCATCTCTGagccacagtttcctcatctgtaaggtaAATGTATGGGTGTCCCCACGAGTTCAGAGCCCTTTCCATCAGGAACTCTGCATCAAATGTGACTCAAAGATTCTCAGTCAGGGTGACTCAAGGGTCCTGGTGCCTGTGGCAGAACAGGGGAGATGGAGGGGAGGCGCTCTCAGGGCAGAGGCGACACACTCAGTGTGAGAATCCCTGCCCTATTAGGGCGTGCTGTTCCCCAGATTTCCTTCCCTGTGGTGGGCCAGTAGTGTGCCAGGTGGGCCTGGCAATTAGCTATTCCAGGAATTTAGTCCAGGTTTGAAGAGAGCAGGCGCCTAGGAGCCTCCGCGAGCCTTTCACCAGCCACATTTGATTGCCTCCACAGCATGTACAAGGGCTACGACAGCGACCTCCCGCGGTTAGGGCGCACACAGCTTCCCTCCGCTCAGCTGCGCGCGCAGTCCGGTCAGAGCCGGGGCGGGGCATGGGCGGGGTCCTGGTACGCTCCGCCCCCTCAGCCTCCCTCGCCGACCCGGATCCCGGCTGCTGGGGATATCTCCTGCTGGGGAAcccaggaagaggaaggggcGGAGCTGCCTTGCGGCTGGACGCGGAGCAGTCAGCCGGCTGCCCCGGGGGCTCGTCGGCCGTCCCTAGTCTTGCCTCGCGCTTTGAGAGCTAGCCAGGGCCGAGACCCGGGGGACCCGGAGGGGTGAACCAGCCCTGTCTAGGAAGCCGGGCAATGCCCCGCCATGGAGTATCTCCCGGCCAGGGCCACCGCAGGTCCGGCCCGGAGCAGGAATCGGACCGGACCCGAGGGTCCCCCAGACTGAGGCTTCTGTGGATgggcctgcctctgattctggcGTTGGTTCTCTGGGCCCCGGCCGGGGCCCACCCTCTTCCCGTCCAAAGCCAACACGTCGGTCGCTTAGTGCCCCAGCTCCGTGACGCCTTTGGGTGGTGGAACCTCACCTGCCCAGTTTGCAAAAGCTTGTTCACCGCTATCGACTTTGGGCTGAAGGTGAGCGCTTAAAGGGCCTGCAGTGGAGCAGCCaagggagcgggggcgggggcgggggcggggagtggatgggctggggctggggtcatGAAGAGCATCCCTGATGAAGAGGCTGGAGGATACTAGCCTTTACCGGATTTGCTCTCCTTTAGGGACACCCATGTCTACACGCCACCACTACCTCCATTGTGACCTTGTGAAGTAAGGAAAGAGCTCAAATTATATGCCGGGCACTGTGCTAGCCATTTTATACAGGTCAAGTCAAGTCTGTGAGGTGTTTTCGTTACAGTATCTCCATTTGCCAAATGAAGAGCATCTgggagaggtgaagtaacttcaCTGAGGGCACATAGCTGGCGACAAGGCTGGGACTCCTTTCCTGGTATATCTGACTCTGAATCCCCCTGTGCCTTACATTTGGCATCGCTAATCCGGAGCACCATGCCTGTACTAGCTGCTCAGAAGGGACTTGAATTCAGAAAGATCCAAGGGTGTGGGAGTAGATGGGGCTGCCCTGACCCTGATGGGATGATGAATGCTGGTTGGTAGGTGAGTTTTGCAGGTCTCCCCAGGGAACCTGCCTTTGTGTGTGTCCCCAAACTCTGGACAGCTATATTGCCCAGCCCGAATTTCAAGGCACTCTGCAGACAGTGACTGAGGAAGCCAGCCAGGCAAGCAAAAGGCCTGAAATGCCATTGCCTACTGAGCTGAAGAGGAAGTACTGGCCTAGTGCTGCCTGAGTCACAGGGCAATATCTGTGGGAGTCAGGGGGTGCTCTGAGGTCTCTTCACCACAGTGGCATTGAGTCTGGCTTGGCCCCAGTTTGGATATGAAGGCACAGATGGTGGTAGCCAGGGGTTGGCCTGGTCCCTGTGCTGTCTCTGACCTCTCATCACTGGTTCTTCCCACCACAGAAGGAGTCCGGTGTGGAGTGGGTGGGCTCCATAGCCACCAAGCTCTGCAAACTGCTGAAGATAGCACCGCCCGCTGTGTGCCAGTCAACTGTCCAGCTCTTTGAAGATGATGTGGTGGAGGTGTGGACacgctcagtgctgagcccatcTGAGGCCTGTGGTCTGCTCCTGGGCTCCACTTGTGGGCACTGGGACGTCTTCTCATCTTGGAACATCTCTTTGCCAGCTGTACCAAAGCCGGCCCCACAACCACccaagcccccagccccaggcgcccctgtcagccGCATCCTCTTTCTCACTGACCTGCACTGGGATCATGACTACCTGGAGGGCACAGATCCTGACTGTGAGAACCCACTGTGTTGCCGCCAGGATTCTGGCCTGCCACCTGCCTCCCGCCCAGGTGCTGGATACTGGGGCGAGTACAGCAAGTGTGACCTGCCCCTGCGGACCCTGGAGAGCCTGTTGAGCGGGCTGGGCCCTGCCGGCCCCTTTGATATGGTGTACTGGACAGGAGACATCCCCGCCCACAATATCTGGCACCAATCACGTCAGGACCAGCTTCGGGCCCTGACCACTGTCACAGCCCTTGTGAAGAAGTTCTTGGGGCCAGTGCCTGTGTACCCTGCTGTGGGCAACCATGAGAGCACACCTGTCAAtggcttccctccccccttcataGAGGGCAATCACTCTTCCAGCTGGCTCTATGAGGCAATGGCCAAGGCATGGGAGTCCTGGCTCCCTCCTGAAGCCCTTCACACCCTCAGGTAGTTGAGGTCCATGGAAAcccaggaagggaaaagaaagtggaTAATAGTGAAGGGAGTAGGGGACCTGGGCATACCTGTGACTCTTCTAGCATGAGTCCTCAGCTCTCTTCACTGGCTCTGACCCCATACTCCACCTCTGCCCTTATGTCTGTCCAGCCACTCTCCCTCAGGATTGACAGCATACTTTCTCCATGCTAGTCTGTGTCTGTTCATGTTGGCCCTCTAaaacacctcccctccccctgcaactTTAACATCCCAACTTTCCAGGTCCAGATCATACTCCTTCTGAATGGCCCTTGCTTCCCATTATAGTTCTCTTTTATCTCTGAGGCCTAGAGCCCTTAGCTTTCTGAGCCATTTGCCCAGTCATATGGACCCTATAATCGGTGCTGTTTGGTTTTCTGCTGGAATGTGAGCCCCTTGGTAGGGATGATGTCCCGTATGCCTCTGCCCTCCACCCAAATGCTTAGTATAGGACTGTGAGCACAGGGCCAGGATTATGAATGAGTGCTGTTTGTGTTCACTTTGTTTCAGAATTGGGGGGTTCTATGCCCTTTCCCCACGCCCTGGCCTCCGCCTCATCTCTCTCAATATGAATTTTTGTTCCCGTGAGAACTTCTGGCTCTTGATCAACTCCACAGATCCTGCTGGACAGCTCCAGTGGCTGGTAGGAGAGCTTCAGGCAGCTGAGGATCGAGGAGACAAGGTGAGGGAAAGTGGTGAGAACATGGTGGATAGGTGCTCCATGGGGGTGGCGGGGAGAAGCAGGCCCTTCATGACCATACTCCTATCTGGAGCCAGAGCATCTGTGAGCAGAGAAGCCTGGTTTTCTGGAGTTCCAACAATAGGATTCCCTAGGAGTTCAGCTCCTGGTCCCCCTTAGGAGCTCTCATTCACTCCCCGTGTCTGGCCAGCTGTAACAGCTGTTGTAAGAGTGATGAGTACCAACTGTCCTGGCCAGGGCTGCCTGGACCCCTCCTTGTCCTCATaaccttccttcccctcccccccaccccaaatttctAATTGGCCTTATTGAACAATTGATGAATCAAGCAGCATTCCATCTAGCAAATAGAGGGGCATTCTCCCTGATAACCTCCCTTAACTCTCCCTGCAGGTACATATAATTGGCCACATCCCCCCAGGGCACTGCTTGAAAAGCTGGAGCTGGAATTATTATCGAATTGTAGCCAGGtaggagggaagtggggagaagaggggTAGATGAAGAGTCTGAAGTTCATTTGAAAACTCCTTTGGGTATTTTATCATTCCTGGTGCCCCTTTGGGGTAGAGAGGCTACTTACTTCAATGTGTGGAGAAAGAAAGCATCCCATCTCCCCAGATTTCTTCCCTGTCCCTAAAACCTTCTGAATCTAATTAGTGTCTCCTGGCCAGGTATGAGAACACCTTGGCTGGTCAGTTCTTTGGCCACACCCACGTGGATGAGTTTGAGGTATTCTATGATGAGGAGACCCTGAGCCGGCCACTGTCTGTAGCCTTCCTGGCACCCAGTGCCACCACCTACATCGGCCTTAATCCTGGTGAGTGATGTGGGAGTTGTTGAGATAGAGGAAGCAGAAACAGAGTTGGGGCCATGGCTGGCAAGGGGCAGGCGGGACATATGACCTCTCCCTGGAGTTGCCTTGGTTCCTTCCCTTTCCAGTCAGCCCTCCCTCCTTGCAGGTTACCGGGTCTACCAAATAGATGGCAACTATCCGGGGAGCTCTCATGTGGTCCTAGATCATGAGACCTACATCCTGAACCTGACACAGGCTAATGAGCCAGGAGCCATACCACACTGGCAGCGTCTCTATAGAGCTCGAGAAACCTACGGGTTGCCCAATGCACTGCCTGCCGCCTGGCATGATCTGGTGTACCGCATGCGGGGTGACACACAACTTTTCCAGACCTTCTGGTTTCTCTACCATAAGGGCCACCCCCCCTCAGAGCCCTGTGGCATGCCCTGCCGCCTGACTACACTGTGCGCCCAGCTCTCAGCTCGCTCGGATAGCCCTGCTCTATGTCGCCATCTGGTGCCAGATGGAAGCCTCCCTGATGTCCAGAGCCTGCAGCCAAGGCCATCTTTCTGCTAGTACCCCCATGGCCCAGATTTGTGAAAGTGCAAATGTGAGGAAAGCTGCAAAAACTCCAGAGGACAGCTGTGGTAAGAAGAGCATCTGGTGGAAAACCCTATCCCTGAGCCCCAAGCACACCGGGGAAACAGGACCTTCTTTCATGGAGCTGGTTTGGCAAGATACAGGAGAGAGGGTggctgctctgtgcccagcatcTCAGCTGCCCTGGGACTGCTGCCTTTCATAACTATGGAGCAAAGGTCTAAGTTGGTCCTGCCGCAGCAGACCACACAGGAGCTCTCACCCCAGGCCTGTGCTGGCCAGCCAGGAACCCTGGACTGCTGCTGCCTGGTTGTCAGGCcgttaaaataaagataagagaCTTGGACTCCAGACCCCTCTGCAAGTgtcccactttcttttttccaaggaggcaggggaagggggcttTGGGAATATAATCCTAACTGAGGGATCAGGGTACTGGGGGTGATGGTATGGTGCAGGCACAGGAAGGCACACAGCTTAGCAGGGCAGACAGACTTTATTAGTGATATCAGTACAGCAGAGGTGCCCATGGAACAGT is part of the Felis catus isolate Fca126 chromosome D1, F.catus_Fca126_mat1.0, whole genome shotgun sequence genome and harbors:
- the SMPD1 gene encoding sphingomyelin phosphodiesterase isoform X2 — translated: MPRHGVSPGQGHRRSGPEQESDRTRGSPRLRLLWMGLPLILALVLWAPAGAHPLPVQSQHVGRLVPQLRDAFGWWNLTCPVCKSLFTAIDFGLKKESGVEWVGSIATKLCKLLKIAPPAVCQSTVQLFEDDVVEVWTRSVLSPSEACGLLLGSTCGHWDVFSSWNISLPAVPKPAPQPPKPPAPGAPVSRILFLTDLHWDHDYLEGTDPDCENPLCCRQDSGLPPASRPGAGYWGEYSKCDLPLRTLESLLSGLGPAGPFDMVYWTGDIPAHNIWHQSRQDQLRALTTVTALVKKFLGPVPVYPAVGNHESTPVNGFPPPFIEGNHSSSWLYEAMAKAWESWLPPEALHTLRIGGFYALSPRPGLRLISLNMNFCSRENFWLLINSTDPAGQLQWLVGELQAAEDRGDKVHIIGHIPPGHCLKSWSWNYYRIVARYENTLAGQFFGHTHVDEFEVFYDEETLSRPLSVAFLAPSATTYIGLNPVSPPSLQVTGSTK
- the SMPD1 gene encoding sphingomyelin phosphodiesterase isoform X1, with translation MPRHGVSPGQGHRRSGPEQESDRTRGSPRLRLLWMGLPLILALVLWAPAGAHPLPVQSQHVGRLVPQLRDAFGWWNLTCPVCKSLFTAIDFGLKKESGVEWVGSIATKLCKLLKIAPPAVCQSTVQLFEDDVVEVWTRSVLSPSEACGLLLGSTCGHWDVFSSWNISLPAVPKPAPQPPKPPAPGAPVSRILFLTDLHWDHDYLEGTDPDCENPLCCRQDSGLPPASRPGAGYWGEYSKCDLPLRTLESLLSGLGPAGPFDMVYWTGDIPAHNIWHQSRQDQLRALTTVTALVKKFLGPVPVYPAVGNHESTPVNGFPPPFIEGNHSSSWLYEAMAKAWESWLPPEALHTLRIGGFYALSPRPGLRLISLNMNFCSRENFWLLINSTDPAGQLQWLVGELQAAEDRGDKVHIIGHIPPGHCLKSWSWNYYRIVARYENTLAGQFFGHTHVDEFEVFYDEETLSRPLSVAFLAPSATTYIGLNPGYRVYQIDGNYPGSSHVVLDHETYILNLTQANEPGAIPHWQRLYRARETYGLPNALPAAWHDLVYRMRGDTQLFQTFWFLYHKGHPPSEPCGMPCRLTTLCAQLSARSDSPALCRHLVPDGSLPDVQSLQPRPSFC